The Vicia villosa cultivar HV-30 ecotype Madison, WI linkage group LG1, Vvil1.0, whole genome shotgun sequence genome includes a region encoding these proteins:
- the LOC131625755 gene encoding uncharacterized protein LOC131625755, with product MEHYQPISESPTVDYSSTVDTSRPFTSVKEAVAIFGERILVGEIYSPSPSLTPKPFSFSDTTTNTTTTAIATASYYSPSVSIKRESSSWRSMPSSPSPISPMKSLSFKEEEKNNNNNETLFDTVKKLEEELEKTKRELKILKERGSETEVALATLNAELHKNMSKLAQAEAEAAGKAASKSVRFENIVERENVHRNKSSPQSQTLARIISLGENDDIFGGKRRNDNNNNNNKIRKQKPIVPLVGDLFLFFKRKSSSSTNHHHNNPLYASPF from the coding sequence atggAACATTATCAACCTATATCGGAGAGCCCGACGGTTGATTATAGCTCAACCGTCGATACCTCCCGTCCTTTCACCTCGGTCAAAGAAGCCGTAGCCATATTCGGCGAACGTATTCTTGTCGGAGAAATATACTCTCCATCACCGTCTCTGACTCCAAAGCCATTCTCATTCTCAGACACTACTACTAATACTACTACTACTGCTATCGCTACCGCGTCTTATTATTCTCCTTCTGTATCTATTAAGCGAGAATCATCTTCGTGGAGATCAATGCCATCGTCGCCATCACCGATTAGTCCTATGAAATCATTATCattcaaagaagaagaaaaaaacaataacaataatgaAACTCTTTTTGATACAGTGAAGAAGCTGGAGGAAGAGCTAgagaaaacaaaaagagaactgaAGATTTTAAAGGAAAGAGGAAGTGAGACAGAAGTAGCATTGGCAACACTGAATGCTGAGCTTCACAAGAACATGTCAAAGTTGGCTCAAGCTGAAGCTGAAGCGGCTGGAAAAGCAGCTTCAAAGAGTGTGAGGTTTGAGAACATTGTTGAGAGAGAGAATGTTCATAGGAATAAGAGTTCACCACAATCACAAACCCTGGCTCGTATAATAAGTCTTGGAGAAAATGATGATATTTTTGGAGGGAAAAGGaggaatgataataataataataataataagattagAAAGCAGAAGCCTATAGTGCCACTTGTGGgggatttgtttttgtttttcaagaGAAAGAGTTCTTCTTCTACTAATCATCACCATAATAATCCTCTTTATGCTTCtcctttttaa